From the genome of Vicia villosa cultivar HV-30 ecotype Madison, WI linkage group LG2, Vvil1.0, whole genome shotgun sequence, one region includes:
- the LOC131650625 gene encoding uncharacterized protein LOC131650625 encodes MANNNTPSPDPFVLEQLIEDSSRELTNRRRQERAFTGQRQQTQHIQHVHGLQQVQNVEQTRPEGQVQNGEDGQTRPQTEPDQLQVVNETDTRDGQHASSFTHTSDRRRSRSPDGEEQINIPEGADPTAILLLKELQKTNRLIRQQGDRIHDLERRRRYRSPQRRRHRSRSYSSSRSPPRRSRKRSPSRSRSPSRRNRRQRSHSRSPPRKTRKNQKPETTEAKDLSPEQERQGPSKAVQKVREHSPKDNRKISRKPRTKPQRGRHSNSPEPSDEEDFRSPLSEQIRRVRLPRGMEKPPALDHYDGTTDPDDHIRSIEAVMDYHVDLFLSHFTASRRQPKSEANLEAVIQGTNESLRDYLDRFNKEAVQVQTADYMKRYLLERGLLPGSDFKKAIKIEEVHSMNALLRKAQAFIRYEEAEAATTRASRDNDAARSSNHEPSASRRGHERRKDDRSLDIKERRGPSGRFNEYTPLNASRERILAECQNTDFKKSNIRPPKSNPARPGTDKSKYCKYHRSHGHMTEDCIHLKDAIETLIKEGRLSKYTQKGEPSRRDDHRNSDEGNSPDNRPLQVALSITRPEDFIPSVGAPAALSKWEGFPFAMVVSNGGDPGSLTISSVKRKFDELPSANADLGPTLRKGYALAEVWQRSETVA; translated from the exons ATGGCCAACAACAACACACCCAGTCCTGATCCCTTTGTCCTGGAACAACTGATTGAAGATTCCAGCCGCGAACTGACAAACCGCCGCCGGCAGGAACGTGCTTTTACCGGACAGAGGCAACAGACTCAGCACATTCAACATGTCCACGGCCTTCAACAAGTCCAGAACGTCGAACAAACCCGTCCTGAAGGACAGGTTCAGAACGGCGAAGACGGGCAGACCCGGCCCCAGACTGAACCAGACCAGCTCCAAGTGGTGAATGAAACTGATACCCGAGACGGGCAACACGCTTCCTCGTTCACCCACACCTCTGACAGACGAAGAAGTCGTAGCCCGGACGGGGAGGAACAGATCAACATCCCCGAGGGCGCTGATCCGACTGCCATTCTCCTACTCAAAGAGCTGCAGAagaccaaccgcctcatccgCCAACAGGGCGATCGCATCCACGACCTGGAAAGGAGGCGACGATATCGCTCCCCCCAGCGGAGGCGCCATCGGTCACGTTCCTATTCCTCTTCGCGGTCTCCCCCGAGGAGAAGTCGCAAGCGCAGTCCATCTAGGTCTCGCTCCCCCTCGAGGAGAAACCGGCGCCAGCGGTCTCATTCCCGCTCTCCTCCTCGGAAGACGCGGAAGAATCAGAAACCTGAAACCACTGAAGCCAAAGATCTCTCACCCGAGCAGGAGCGCCAAGGCCCCTCCAAAGCCGTGCAGAAAGTCCGCGAGCATTCTCCAAAAGACAACCGCAAAATCTCGCGCAAACCACGCACTAAGCCCCAGCGGGGCAGACATTCAAACTCCCCTGAACCCAGTGACGAAGAGGATTTCCGCAGTCCTTTGTCCGAGCAAATCCGGCGTGTTCGTCTTCcccgggggatggaaaaaccaccagcCTTGGACCACTATGACGGGACCACCGACCCCGATGACCATATAAGGAGCATCGAAGCTGTCATGGACTACCACGTG GATCTTTTCCTAAGCCACTTCACCGCGTCTCGTCGGCAACCGAAGTCAGAAGCAAACCTTGAGGCAGTAATCCAAGGTACCAACGAATCTTTGAgagactacctcgacaggttcaacaaagaagctgtCCAAGTGCAGACCGCGGACTACATGAAAAGGTACCTACTCGAACGAGGGCTCCTCCCCGGAAGCGACTTCAAAAAAGCCATCAAGATTGAGGAggtccactccatgaacgccctccttcgcaaGGCTCAGGCCTTCATCAGATATGAGGAAGCAGAGGCTGCGACCACGAGAGCGTCACGGGACAACGATGCCGCTCGCAGTTCCAACCATGAGCCCTCAGCTTCGAGGCGCGGGCACGAGAGAAGGAAAGACGACAGGTCTCTCGACATCAAAGAACGCCGGGGACCTTCTGGTCGTTTCAACGAATATACCCCGCTGAACGCCTCACGGGAAAGGATCCTAGCCGAATGCCAAAACACTGACTTCAAAAAGTCGAACATCAGACCCCCGAAGTCAAACCCCGCGAGGCCAGGAACcgacaagtccaagtactgcaaatACCACAGGAGCCATGGACACATGACCGAGGATTGCATTCACCTCAAGGACGctattgaaacactgataaaGGAAGGTCGCCTTTCAAAATACACACAGAAAGGGGAACCATCCCGAAGGGACGACCACAGAAACTCTGACGAAGGGAATTCGCCGGACAACAGGCCCCTACAGGTAGCCCTGTCAATAACCCGACCTGAAGATTTCATACCATCGGTCGGGGCACCTGCTGCACTCAGCAAATGGGAAGGATTCCCATTCgccatggtcgtctccaacggcggAGATCCGGGCTCTCTCACCATCAGTTCCgtgaagagaaagttcgatgagcTGCCCAGTGCCAACGCGGACCTCGGCCCCACACTGAGAAA GGGTTATGCATTGGCAGAGGTATGGCAACGCAGTGAAACCGTTGCCTAA
- the LOC131647410 gene encoding plant UBX domain-containing protein 1-like, with protein MMVVYPSFPQLSKKRRTSDFPSKTKITEMTQKFGREISVFETFSISPIQHHAPHQANKLVGILEEDETDEFYDFTAADYYKLMSTKKEDKYLKTRKLREADEAARRSKITKAVIRVRFPDNHTLEATFHPSETIQSLIDLLNNVIAQPHKPFYLYTTPPKNLIKDVSQDFYTAGFCPGAIVYFSYDVSKGDSNGDCPYLLEEVMSLKNACDQGQPSESLQFERMSIEPVARAPSVEERKPAEKKIVKPKWLRM; from the exons ATGATGGTAGTTTATCCATCTTTCCCTCAACTATCAAAAAAGAGAAGAACTTCCGATTTTCCTTCAAAG ACAAAGATTACAGAGATGACTCAAAAATTTGGCAGAGAGATTAGTGTTTTTGAAACTTTTTCAATTTCtccaattcaacatcatgcaCCACACCAAGCTAATAAACTTGTTGGTATTCTGGAAGAAGACGAGACTGACGAGTTCTATGACTTCACTGCTGCCGATTATTACAAACTCATGAGTACTAAAAAAGAAg ATAAATATCTGAAGACTCGGAAACTCCGCGAAGCAGACGAGGCAGCTCGCAGGTCGAAAATAACAAAG gcTGTAATTAGAGTTCGCTTCCCGGATAACCATACATTGGAAGCCACATTTCATCCATCTGAAACAATCCAAAGCTTAATCGATCTTCTTAACAATGTGATTGCACAACCACATAAGCCCTTTTATTTAT ATACTACTCCGCCCAAGAATCTGATTAAAGACGTTTCTCAGGATTTCTATACTGCCGGATTTTGTCCTGGCGCCATTGTGTACTTTTCGTATGATGTTTCAAAAGGTGATAGCAATGGAGATTGCCCTTACCTACTAGAAGAAGTGATGTCTTTGAAGAATGCTTGTGATCAAGGTCAGCCATCAGAGTCATTACAGTTTGAACGGATGTCTATTGAGCCTGTCGCGCGAGCTCCTTCCGTTGAAGAACGAAAACCTGCTGAGAAAAAGATTGTTAAGCCAAAGTGGTTGAGAATGTGA
- the LOC131652933 gene encoding plant UBX domain-containing protein 1, whose protein sequence is MVVDPSFPQPSKRRRINHFYSTATITEMSERFGREIRVFETFSLSPTQNDAANKEEESDEFYEFTAADYYKLLGTKKEDKYLKTRKLREADEAARRSKITKAVIRVRFPDNHTLEATFHPSETIQSLIDLLNKVIAQPEKSFYLYTTPPKKLIKDFSQDFYTVGFCPGAIVYFSYDVSKGNSSDDGPYLLEEVMSLKGAIEQGESSEPLQSEPVSAEPVVQAPAVEERKPAEKKIVKPKWLKM, encoded by the exons ATGGTTGTGGATCCCTCTTTTCCTCAACCATccaaaagaagaagaatcaaccaCTTTTATTCCACG gcaacaattacAGAGATGAGTGAAAGATTTGGACGGGAGATTCGTGTTTTTGAGACATTTTCACTTTCTCCAACTCAAAATGATGCAGCAAACAAAG AGGAGGAGTCCGATGAGTTCTACGAGTTCACTGCTGCAGATTATTATAAACTCTTGGGTACTAAAAAAGAAG ATAAATATCTAAAGACTCGAAAACTCCGAGAAGCAGATGAGGCAGCTCGCAGGTCAAAAATAACAAAG GCTGTAATTAGAGTTCGCTTCCCTGATAATCATACCTTGGAAGCTACCTTTCATCCATCAGAAACCATCCAAAGTTTAATCGATCTCCTCAACAAAGTGATTGCACAACCAGAGAAATCCTTTTATTTAT ATACTACTCCGCCGAAGAAGCTGATCAAAGACTTTTCTCAGGATTTCTATACGGTTGGATTTTGTCCTGGTGCCATTGTGTACTTTTCATATGATGTTTCAAAAG GTAATAGCAGCGATGACGGCCCTTACCTACTAGAAGAAGTGATGTCTTTGAAAGGTGCTATAGAACAAGGTGAGTCGTCGGAGCCATTACAGTCTGAACCGGTGTCTGCTGAGCCTGTTGTGCAAGCTCCTGCCGTCGAAGAACGGAAACCGGCCGAGAAAAAGATTGTTAAGCCAAAGTGGTTGAAAATGTGA
- the LOC131652935 gene encoding glucose-6-phosphate 1-dehydrogenase 5, cytoplasmic-like, with amino-acid sequence MGTTVWHCEQRLALTNDSPLSVDNENGPETGSLSIIVLGASGDLAKKKTFPALFNLYKQGFLLEDEVLIFGYARSKMSDEELRNRLRGYLVKDKDASSEHLEAVSKFLNLVKYVSGSYDSEDDFRLLDKEISKHESETNTTEGSSRRLFYLALPPSVYPSVSKMIKTTCMNKSDLGGWTRVVVEKPFGKDLESAEQLSNQIGGLFEEPQIYRIDHYLGKELVQNMLVLRFANRLFLPLWNRDNIANVQIVFREDFGTEGRGGYFDQYGIIRDIIQNHLLQIFCLVAMEKPVSLKPEHIRDEKVKVLQSVLPIKDDDVVLGQYEGYRDDPTVPDNSNTPTFATVVLRVHNERWEGVPFILKAGKALGSRKADIRIQFKDVPGDIFKCQKQGRNEFVIRLQPSEAMYMKLTVKQPGLEMSTAQSELDLSYRQRYQGVTIPEAYERLILDTIRGDQQHFVRRDELKASWEIFTPLLHRIDKGELKSIPYKSGSRGPAEADELLEKAGYVQTHGYIWIPPTL; translated from the exons ATGGGAACAACTGTTTGGCATTGTGAGCAAAGACTCGCTTTAACGAATGATTCTCCTCTATCGGTAGATAATGAGAATGGACCTGAAACTGGGTCACTCTCAATTATTGTGCTTGGTGCTTCTGGTGATCTTGCTAAGAAGAAGACATTTCCAGCACTTTTCAACCTGTACAAGCAG GGATTCCTACTAGAAGATGAAGTTCTTATTTTTGGCTATGCAAGATCAAAAATGTCTGATGAAGAATTGAGAAACCGCTTACGTGG CTATCTTGTTAAGGACAAAGATGCTTCCTCTGAACACTTGGAGGCTGTATCGAAGTTTTTGAATCTG GTCAAATATGTAAGTGGCTCATATGATTCTGAGGATGATTTCCGTTTGTTGGATAAAGAGATTTCCAAGCATGAATCTGAAACAAACACTACAGAGGGTTCTTCTCGGCGCCTTTTCTACCTTGCACTTCCTCCTTCGGTGTATCCATCGGTTTCCAAGATGATCAAGACTACTTGCATGAATAAAT CTGATCTTGGTGGGTGGACACGTGTGGTTGTTGAGAAGCCTTTTGGTAAGGATCTGGAATCTGCAGAGCAGCTCAGCAACCAAATTGGAGGGTTGTTTGAAGAACCCCAAATTTATCGTATTGATCACTACTTGGGAAAGGAATTAGTACAGAACATG TTGGTACTTCGTTTTGCAAATCGCTTGTTCTTACCTCTATGGAATCGCGACAATATTGCTAATGTGCAG ATAGTTTTCAGAGAAGATTTTGGAACTGAAGGCCGGGGTGGATATTTCGACCAATACGG AATTATCCGAGATATAATTCAAAACCATCTGCTACAG ATTTTTTGCTTGGTTGCTATGGAAAAGCCTGTTTCTCTCAAGCCAGAGCACATCCGGGATGAGAAAGTGAAG GTTCTGCAATCCGTACTTCCTATTAAagatgatgatgttgttcttgGACAGTATGAGGGCTATAGAGATGATCCAACTGTACCTGACAATTCCAACACTCCAACTTTTGCAACTGTTGTTCTGCGAGTACACAACGAAAGATGGGAGG GTGTTCCTTTTATACTAAAAGCAGGGAAAGCCCTAGGATCAAGAAAAGCAGACATTCGGATTCAGTTCAAGGATGTTCCTGGCGATATTTTCAAGT GTCAGAAGCAGGGTAGAAATGAGTTTGTTATACGCCTGCAACCTTCCGAAGCTATGTACATGAAGCTTACG GTCAAACAACCTGGTCTGGAGATGTCAACAGCTCAAAGTGAACTTGATTTGTCATACAGACAACGCTACCAGGGGGTAACCATACCAGAGGCCTATGAGCGTCTAATTCTCGACAC AATTAGAGGTGATCAACAACATTTTGTTCGCCGAGACGAGTTAAAG GCATCTTGGGAGATCTTTACACCACTTTTGCACAGAATTGATAAGGGTGAACTCAAGTCAATCCCTTACAAATCTGGAAGCAGAGGTCCTGCGGAAGCCGATGAATTGCTCGAGAAAGCTGGATATGTTCAAACACACGGTTATATATGGATCCCTCCTACTCTCTAA